In the Flagellimonas sp. MMG031 genome, one interval contains:
- the groL gene encoding chaperonin GroEL (60 kDa chaperone family; promotes refolding of misfolded polypeptides especially under stressful conditions; forms two stacked rings of heptamers to form a barrel-shaped 14mer; ends can be capped by GroES; misfolded proteins enter the barrel where they are refolded when GroES binds), producing MAKDIKFDIDARDGLKRGVDKLAEAVKVTLGPKGRNVIISKSFGAPQVTKDGVSVAKEIELEDALEDMGAQMVKEVASKTNDQAGDGTTTATVLAQAIVKEGLKNVAAGANPMDLKRGIDKAVEALVADLEKQAKKVGNDSDKIKQVASISANNDDAIGDLIAKAFAKVGKEGVITVEEAKGTDTYVDVVEGMQFDRGYLSPYFVTDTDKMIADLENPYILLFDKKISNLQEILPILEPVAQSGRPLLIIAEDVEGQALATLVVNKLRGGLKIAAVKAPGFGDRRKAMLEDIAILTGGTVISEERGFSLENASLDMLGTAETVTIDKDNTTIVNGSGNASDIKARVNQIKAQIETTTSDYDKEKLQERLAKLAGGVAVLYVGAASEVEMKEKKDRVDDALHATRAAVEEGIVAGGGVALVRAKKVLEKLATESLDETTGVQIVAKAIESPLRTIVENAGGEGSVVIAKVLEGKKDFGYDAKSDQYVDMLKTGIIDPKKVTRIALENAASVAGMILTTECALTDIKEDAPAMPPMGGGGMPGMM from the coding sequence ATGGCAAAAGATATTAAGTTTGACATTGATGCACGTGACGGACTGAAACGAGGCGTTGACAAATTGGCCGAGGCCGTAAAGGTGACCTTGGGACCAAAAGGTAGAAACGTAATCATCAGCAAGTCCTTTGGAGCACCACAAGTAACCAAAGATGGTGTTTCCGTTGCAAAAGAAATTGAATTGGAAGACGCCCTGGAAGATATGGGTGCACAAATGGTGAAGGAAGTTGCTTCCAAAACCAACGACCAAGCCGGTGACGGTACCACTACCGCTACCGTGTTAGCACAAGCTATCGTAAAAGAAGGGCTTAAAAACGTGGCTGCAGGTGCCAACCCAATGGACCTAAAACGCGGAATCGATAAGGCTGTTGAAGCTTTGGTAGCCGATTTGGAAAAACAAGCCAAAAAAGTTGGTAACGACTCTGATAAAATCAAGCAGGTTGCCTCCATTTCAGCCAACAACGACGATGCTATCGGTGACCTGATTGCCAAAGCATTCGCAAAAGTTGGAAAAGAAGGGGTAATCACCGTAGAGGAAGCCAAAGGTACCGACACTTACGTTGACGTTGTTGAAGGTATGCAATTTGACAGAGGGTACCTATCTCCTTACTTTGTAACCGACACCGACAAGATGATTGCAGATTTGGAGAACCCATACATTCTTCTTTTCGACAAGAAAATCTCCAATCTACAGGAAATCCTTCCTATCCTTGAGCCCGTAGCACAATCCGGAAGACCCCTTTTGATCATTGCCGAAGACGTAGAAGGCCAAGCCCTTGCAACTTTGGTGGTAAACAAATTGAGAGGTGGACTTAAGATTGCCGCAGTAAAAGCACCTGGTTTTGGTGACAGAAGAAAGGCCATGTTGGAAGACATCGCCATCTTGACAGGTGGTACCGTAATTTCCGAAGAAAGAGGTTTCTCTTTGGAAAATGCTTCTTTGGACATGTTGGGTACTGCTGAGACCGTGACCATTGACAAAGACAATACTACAATCGTAAACGGTAGCGGGAATGCCTCTGACATCAAAGCTAGGGTAAACCAAATCAAAGCTCAGATTGAGACCACTACCTCTGATTACGACAAGGAAAAACTTCAGGAGCGTTTGGCCAAATTGGCCGGTGGTGTTGCCGTACTTTATGTAGGCGCAGCCTCCGAAGTGGAAATGAAAGAGAAGAAAGACCGTGTGGACGATGCCTTGCACGCTACCCGTGCTGCCGTAGAGGAAGGTATTGTTGCCGGTGGTGGTGTTGCCTTGGTACGAGCCAAAAAGGTACTTGAAAAATTGGCAACCGAATCATTGGATGAGACCACAGGTGTACAAATCGTGGCCAAAGCCATCGAATCTCCATTGCGTACCATCGTAGAGAATGCTGGTGGTGAAGGCTCTGTGGTTATCGCCAAGGTTTTGGAAGGCAAAAAAGACTTCGGTTACGATGCCAAATCCGATCAATATGTGGACATGCTTAAAACAGGAATCATCGATCCCAAGAAAGTAACCCGTATTGCGTTGGAAAATGCAGCATCCGTAGCTGGAATGATCTTGACCACAGAGTGTGCATTGACCGATATTAAGGAAGATGCCCCAGCCATGCCTCCAATGGGCGGCGGTGGAATGCCAGGTATGATGTAA
- a CDS encoding efflux RND transporter periplasmic adaptor subunit, protein MKKENIIYIGIAVLVGLLVGYLIFGGNTETTSVDEHDHSAEMASGEMWTCSMHPQIMQPEPGSCPICGMDLIPADNGGEGLAVNQIKMTENAMVLAGVETIRVGSGADAEEHLKISGKVAVNQESDAVQSAYFDGRIESIHVNFEGEQVRKGQKLATIYAPALVSAQQELLTAAKLKESQPQLYKAVRNKLKLWKLSDTQIDQIESSGQVLENFPVYANVSGVISEIMVEEGDYIKTGSPLVKVANLNSVWAIFDAYENQLSLFKEGQTLDVSTNSYPNQTFTAKVSFVAPTLNKQTRTMEVRAELDNKKGMLKPGMFVQAEVEVNNKQDGEVVLTIPESAVLWTGKRSLVYVQPDPNSSTFEMREVELGNLMNGSYVVNSGLNSGDWVVAKGTFTVDAAAQLQGKKSMMNQNAQAMRTGREGHSEMGSTMKMEFSQEAETKFGDLLKVYLNLKDALVASDQEQTQTLAKKGAGIASELSGMQMDDMGKSHITQLASQFKEIGSKSDLKGQREVFVSLSQNMIQIGQQISGLDGKLYVQHCPMANNDRGANWLSLEEEIRNPYYGDAMLTCGSVVGTID, encoded by the coding sequence ATGAAAAAGGAAAATATCATTTATATCGGAATTGCCGTGTTGGTTGGATTGTTGGTGGGTTACCTCATATTTGGAGGCAATACTGAAACTACTTCAGTGGACGAGCATGACCACAGTGCTGAAATGGCTTCTGGCGAAATGTGGACCTGTTCCATGCACCCACAGATTATGCAACCCGAACCGGGCTCTTGTCCTATTTGTGGGATGGATTTGATTCCTGCGGATAATGGGGGAGAGGGATTGGCTGTCAATCAAATTAAGATGACGGAAAACGCGATGGTTCTGGCTGGCGTTGAAACCATTAGGGTTGGTTCAGGAGCCGATGCAGAAGAACATTTGAAAATATCTGGAAAAGTTGCTGTCAACCAGGAATCGGATGCGGTGCAATCGGCCTATTTTGACGGAAGAATAGAAAGTATACATGTCAATTTTGAAGGGGAACAAGTCCGTAAAGGTCAAAAGTTGGCCACAATTTATGCCCCGGCCTTGGTTTCGGCCCAACAAGAATTATTGACAGCTGCAAAATTAAAGGAATCACAACCGCAACTGTACAAGGCGGTTCGGAACAAGTTAAAGTTGTGGAAGTTGTCCGATACACAAATCGACCAAATCGAAAGCTCTGGACAAGTGCTTGAAAACTTTCCAGTATATGCCAATGTGAGTGGAGTGATTTCCGAGATTATGGTGGAGGAAGGGGATTACATCAAAACGGGCTCACCTTTGGTGAAAGTGGCCAATTTAAATTCGGTTTGGGCCATTTTTGATGCCTATGAAAACCAATTGAGCTTGTTTAAGGAAGGTCAAACCTTGGATGTAAGCACCAATTCCTATCCGAATCAAACTTTTACTGCTAAAGTTTCCTTTGTAGCTCCAACATTGAACAAGCAAACCAGAACTATGGAAGTTCGAGCAGAGCTGGACAACAAAAAAGGGATGCTAAAACCGGGTATGTTTGTACAAGCAGAGGTTGAGGTGAACAATAAACAGGATGGGGAAGTAGTGTTGACCATTCCCGAAAGTGCCGTGTTGTGGACAGGAAAGCGTTCCTTGGTGTATGTACAACCTGATCCAAATAGTTCCACTTTTGAAATGCGGGAAGTGGAGCTCGGAAATTTGATGAACGGCAGTTACGTAGTCAATTCAGGATTGAACTCTGGTGATTGGGTCGTTGCCAAAGGTACTTTTACGGTGGACGCAGCGGCCCAATTGCAGGGTAAAAAATCCATGATGAACCAAAATGCCCAGGCGATGCGCACGGGACGTGAAGGCCATTCCGAAATGGGCTCTACAATGAAAATGGAATTTTCGCAAGAAGCGGAAACAAAGTTCGGCGACCTTTTAAAAGTGTATCTGAATTTAAAGGATGCCTTAGTTGCTTCTGACCAAGAACAAACGCAAACATTGGCGAAGAAGGGAGCGGGAATCGCTTCTGAACTAAGCGGAATGCAAATGGATGATATGGGGAAGAGTCATATCACACAACTAGCGAGTCAATTTAAAGAGATAGGTTCAAAAAGTGACTTGAAAGGTCAACGCGAGGTGTTTGTTTCGCTTTCCCAAAATATGATTCAAATTGGTCAACAAATAAGCGGGCTGGATGGTAAACTTTATGTACAGCACTGTCCCATGGCGAATAATGACAGGGGTGCCAATTGGCTCAGTTTGGAAGAAGAAATCCGAAATCCTTATTACGGTGATGCGATGCTGACCTGTGGCAGTGTCGTAGGTACTATCGATTAG